The stretch of DNA TTCTTGGGCTTCTATCGGGCCAGCTTGGCGGCGATCCCGGCGACGTGGCGGCCCTGGAAGCGGGCCCCTTCCAGCTCCACCGCGCTCGGCTGGCGAGAGCCGTCGCCGTCCGCGATCGTGCTGGCGCCGTAGGGCGTGTTGCCCTTGACCGCCTCGACGCCGGCCTGGCCCTGGAAGCTGTAGGGAAGACCGACCACCACCATGCCGTGGTGGAACAGCACCGTGTGGAAGCTCGTCAGGGTGGTCTCCTGGCCGCCGTGCTGCGAAGCGGTCGAGGTGAAGACCGAGCCGACCTTGCCGACCAGCGCGCCCTTCATCCACAGCCCGCCGGTCTGGTCGATGAACTGCTTCATCTGCGCGGCCATGTTGCCGTAGCGGGTCGGCGTGCCGAAGATGATGGCGTCGTAATCGGCCAGTTCGGCCACGGTGGCGACCGGCGCGGCCTGATCGAGCTTGAAGTGATTCTGCCGGGCGACCTCCTCGGGCACCAGCTCGGCCACCCGCTTCACCACGACCTCGGCCCCGGCCTCACGCGCGCCCTCGGCGACGGCGTAGGCCATCTGCTCCACGTGCCCGTAGGTCGAGTAGTACAGCACCAAAACCTTGGCCATGCGGTGGTCTCCCATCCTGTGTCTCGAACGGCACGGCGAATCGTGCGCCGGCGCGGTGCCCCTCCATGGCGCGTTTCACGCTTTGCAAATATGCCCTACGGCGCAAGGATGGTCTTGCATCAACGCAAGGGTTCGAGGGTGTCGCTGGATTGGGACGAATTCCGGTTTGTGAAGTCCGTGGCGGATCACGGCGGCCTGACGGCGGCCGCCGCGCAGCTCGGGATCAACCACTCGACGGCGTTCCGGCGGCTCGCGGCCGTGGAAGCGAAGCTCGACGCGCGGCTGTTCGAGCGCCTCCGCACCGGCTACGTGCCGACGTCCGCGGGTCAGGCGATGATCGCGGCTGCGGCCCGGATCGAGACCGACGTCACGCAATTCGCCCGCGCGGTGGCGGGCCGAGGCGAGACGCCCTCGGGAGAGCTGCGCGTGACCGCGCCCGCCGGCTTCGCGGCCGACCTGCTCATGCCGGTCCTGGCCGATTTCAGCGCACGCTACCCGGAGATCCGGATCGACCTGCTCCTCACCGAGGAGGCGCTCAACCTGTCGCGCCGGGATGCCGATGTCGCGATCCGGGTGAGCCGGGGGCCCAGCGAGACCCTGGTCGGGCGCCGCCTGGCCGCCACGGCCTGGGGTCTCTACGGCCGGGTCGATCGGAAATACGGCGACCTGTCCCGGGAGGCCTGGGTCTGTCCGGGTCCCGGGGTGGCGAACGGCTCGTTCATGCGGTTCGTCGCGGCCCGTGCTCCGGCCGACCGAATCCGGCTGCAAATCAACACGGTGACAGGTCTCGACGCGGCGGTCTCGGCTGGCCTCGGGATCGGTCCCCTGCCCTGCTTCGCGGCCGACGCCAATCCGGCCTTGCGCCGCCTGTCCGGACCCCACCCGGAACTCGGGGCCGATCTCTGGGTTCTGACGCATCCCGACCTGCGCCATGCGGCGCGGGTCCGGGTCTTCATGGA from Methylobacterium sp. PvR107 encodes:
- a CDS encoding LysR family transcriptional regulator, whose protein sequence is MSLDWDEFRFVKSVADHGGLTAAAAQLGINHSTAFRRLAAVEAKLDARLFERLRTGYVPTSAGQAMIAAAARIETDVTQFARAVAGRGETPSGELRVTAPAGFAADLLMPVLADFSARYPEIRIDLLLTEEALNLSRRDADVAIRVSRGPSETLVGRRLAATAWGLYGRVDRKYGDLSREAWVCPGPGVANGSFMRFVAARAPADRIRLQINTVTGLDAAVSAGLGIGPLPCFAADANPALRRLSGPHPELGADLWVLTHPDLRHAARVRVFMEHFAEAMLPLRARFEGR
- the wrbA gene encoding NAD(P)H:quinone oxidoreductase: MAKVLVLYYSTYGHVEQMAYAVAEGAREAGAEVVVKRVAELVPEEVARQNHFKLDQAAPVATVAELADYDAIIFGTPTRYGNMAAQMKQFIDQTGGLWMKGALVGKVGSVFTSTASQHGGQETTLTSFHTVLFHHGMVVVGLPYSFQGQAGVEAVKGNTPYGASTIADGDGSRQPSAVELEGARFQGRHVAGIAAKLAR